Proteins encoded within one genomic window of SAR324 cluster bacterium:
- a CDS encoding DsbA family protein: MEKLKTNYPVTIQWRFFPLHPEIPAEGIALNDLFPGSDFENSPMRSHLKLLMEQEGLPYNSPSRTFNTRLAQELAKWAEGQPNGERLHTSLYQACFVGGQNIGDINVLLQLAEEIGLPIENARDVLINRRFKDAIDSDWLRSREIGVTGVPAFVAEPYGIVGAQPYESLVKLVQAVLGQKNQR; the protein is encoded by the coding sequence ATTGAAAAACTAAAAACCAATTACCCTGTCACAATACAATGGCGTTTTTTCCCTCTCCATCCAGAAATTCCGGCAGAAGGAATAGCATTGAACGATTTATTTCCAGGGAGCGATTTTGAAAACTCACCCATGAGATCACATTTGAAATTGCTCATGGAACAGGAGGGACTGCCTTACAATTCCCCGTCCAGGACCTTCAACACTCGATTGGCTCAAGAACTTGCAAAATGGGCGGAAGGTCAACCCAATGGAGAGCGCCTTCACACCTCACTCTATCAAGCCTGTTTTGTTGGCGGACAAAACATTGGGGACATCAATGTACTGCTTCAACTGGCGGAAGAGATCGGTTTGCCGATTGAAAACGCACGCGATGTCCTGATCAACCGCAGGTTTAAGGACGCAATCGACTCAGATTGGCTCCGTTCCCGAGAGATCGGTGTGACTGGAGTTCCGGCCTTTGTCGCGGAGCCTTATGGAATCGTTGGCGCTCAGCCTTATGAGTCCTTGGTCAAGCTGGTACAAGCTGTTTTGGGACAAAAAAATCAAAGATGA
- a CDS encoding threonylcarbamoyl-AMP synthase, translating to MLLVINPQNPQQRLIDQAVSVLQNDGVIIYPTDTVYGLGCSVYSKKAMEQVCRIKEVDRKKPLTFVCSSERQIQEYTQGIDAPLYKLIRRQFPGPYTFILEASKIVPKIMLTKRRTIGVRYPDHPITLALVESLGHPIISTSLRADEEDLHDDPHDLHEQYKNVVDMVIDGGVIFAENSTIVDFTSFPPEVIRQGKGDLSWLENALK from the coding sequence ATGTTGCTCGTTATCAATCCGCAAAATCCACAACAGCGGTTAATCGATCAGGCTGTGTCCGTTTTACAGAATGACGGGGTGATCATTTATCCAACAGACACAGTTTATGGGTTGGGATGCAGTGTGTACAGCAAGAAAGCGATGGAACAGGTCTGCCGAATCAAGGAAGTGGATCGTAAAAAACCGTTAACCTTTGTCTGTTCCAGCGAACGTCAGATTCAGGAATACACACAGGGAATTGATGCCCCGTTATATAAACTCATCCGTCGGCAATTCCCCGGACCCTATACCTTTATTCTGGAAGCTTCCAAGATTGTCCCGAAAATCATGTTGACCAAGAGGCGTACCATTGGTGTGCGTTATCCAGACCATCCCATCACGCTGGCACTTGTTGAATCCTTGGGACATCCGATCATAAGCACCAGCCTCAGAGCCGATGAAGAAGACCTGCATGATGATCCTCATGATCTGCATGAACAGTATAAGAATGTAGTGGATATGGTGATTGACGGAGGTGTCATTTTTGCTGAAAACTCAACCATTGTGGATTTTACATCGTTTCCTCCTGAAGTCATTCGACAGGGAAAAGGCGATCTTTCATGGTTGGAAAACGCTTTGAAATAA
- a CDS encoding beta-ketoacyl-ACP synthase III has protein sequence MSQVVISATGLFTPPESISNEELVESFNAYVQQFNTEHAELIARGEVTALAESTVEFIIKASGIKNRYVMNKSGILDPRIMAPVIPERSNEEPSLQCEMGVAAAKQAMEQAGKTAEDISSVFVACSNFQRPYPAIAIEIQKALGIKGFAVDMNMACSSATFGIQTAVDAIERGHTKTALVINPEICSGHLNFRDRDSHFIFGDACTAIILEKAETATVKDAFEIVGTKLMTEYSNNIRNNFGFMNRSAAETRDARDKLFVQEGRKVFKEVIPMVAHLILEHLHELGIEASELKRLWLHQANLSMNLLISKKVLGREASLEEAPNILEEYANTSSAGSIIAFHKFHNDLNAQDLGVVCSFGAGYSAGTVVVRKISLN, from the coding sequence ATGAGTCAAGTTGTTATCAGTGCCACAGGATTATTCACCCCGCCAGAATCGATTTCCAACGAAGAACTTGTGGAATCCTTCAATGCCTATGTTCAACAATTCAATACGGAACACGCCGAACTGATTGCCAGAGGCGAAGTCACAGCCTTGGCTGAGTCCACCGTGGAATTTATCATCAAGGCCTCAGGAATCAAAAACAGATATGTGATGAACAAATCTGGCATTCTGGATCCCCGCATCATGGCCCCTGTCATTCCGGAACGTTCCAATGAGGAACCCTCTTTGCAATGTGAAATGGGGGTGGCCGCGGCAAAACAGGCCATGGAACAAGCAGGAAAAACCGCAGAGGATATCAGCTCGGTTTTTGTGGCCTGCTCCAATTTCCAACGACCTTATCCAGCCATTGCGATTGAAATTCAGAAAGCACTGGGAATCAAGGGCTTTGCGGTCGATATGAACATGGCCTGTTCTTCAGCGACATTTGGAATTCAAACCGCGGTCGATGCGATCGAACGGGGCCATACCAAAACGGCGCTGGTGATCAATCCTGAAATATGTTCGGGGCATCTTAATTTCAGAGACAGGGACAGCCATTTTATTTTTGGGGATGCCTGCACCGCTATCATTCTCGAAAAAGCGGAAACTGCCACGGTGAAGGATGCGTTTGAGATTGTTGGAACCAAACTGATGACTGAGTATTCCAATAACATCCGTAATAACTTCGGATTCATGAACCGGTCCGCGGCTGAAACACGCGATGCCCGTGACAAACTCTTTGTTCAGGAAGGTCGAAAAGTTTTCAAGGAAGTGATCCCGATGGTCGCTCATTTGATTCTGGAGCACCTGCATGAACTGGGAATCGAGGCTTCTGAGCTCAAACGTCTATGGCTCCATCAGGCAAATCTGAGCATGAATCTGCTCATCAGCAAAAAAGTTCTCGGTCGTGAAGCCTCGCTGGAAGAAGCACCCAATATTCTTGAAGAATATGCCAACACCAGTTCGGCAGGCTCCATCATTGCGTTCCATAAGTTTCATAACGATTTGAACGCTCAGGATCTGGGGGTTGTCTGCTCTTTTGGCGCAGGCTATTCCGCGGGCACTGTGGTTGTGCGAAAAATCTCGTTGAATTGA
- a CDS encoding D-alanine--D-alanine ligase codes for MTSPNKLRIGVLCGGKSGEHQVSLISAFNIQQRLDPEKYEIHMIPIDPQGQWYLGTGADFLQNAESVKNARMNQSLPRVALTSGRKLVDLASGKKLAEIDVFFPITHGRYGEDGAIQGLLKWFDVPFVGPDVSGSAIGMDKDLSKRLLHEAGIPVTPSITLRGDNSVTYQDVVAKLGNPVFIKPCREGSSLGTQKAVDEPTFRQAVKTALEFDDKVLVEEFVQAREIECAVLGNLNPEASLVLGEIAPTSGFYSYEAKYVDKDGASLMIPAELPADVTEKLRETAVTAFKVLECQGLARVDFFVKQDLSFYLNEVNTLPGFTQISMYPKLWEASGVPYSELLDRLIQFAIERFNRENPKA; via the coding sequence ATGACTTCTCCGAATAAACTGCGTATTGGTGTTTTGTGTGGCGGAAAAAGCGGTGAGCATCAGGTTTCATTGATTTCAGCGTTCAACATTCAACAGCGTCTTGATCCTGAAAAATATGAAATCCACATGATCCCCATAGATCCACAGGGGCAATGGTATCTTGGTACAGGAGCTGACTTTCTGCAAAACGCCGAAAGTGTTAAAAACGCCAGAATGAACCAGTCGCTTCCCCGGGTAGCCTTGACTTCCGGCAGAAAATTGGTCGATCTTGCCAGCGGAAAGAAGCTTGCTGAAATTGATGTTTTTTTCCCGATCACGCATGGCCGCTATGGGGAAGACGGTGCCATTCAAGGATTATTGAAATGGTTTGATGTGCCGTTTGTGGGACCTGATGTTTCAGGATCTGCCATTGGCATGGACAAAGACCTCTCCAAAAGATTACTGCATGAAGCCGGAATTCCTGTCACGCCATCCATCACACTTCGTGGTGACAATTCTGTAACCTATCAGGACGTTGTCGCCAAATTGGGAAACCCTGTCTTTATCAAGCCCTGCCGGGAAGGTTCTTCCCTGGGAACACAAAAAGCTGTGGATGAACCGACTTTCCGTCAGGCCGTGAAAACTGCCCTGGAATTTGACGATAAAGTTCTGGTGGAAGAATTTGTTCAGGCCCGTGAAATTGAATGTGCCGTTCTGGGAAATCTAAACCCGGAAGCATCCCTTGTGCTGGGTGAGATTGCACCGACATCCGGATTTTATTCCTATGAGGCAAAATATGTGGACAAAGATGGCGCATCCTTGATGATTCCAGCGGAACTGCCCGCAGATGTGACAGAAAAATTGCGGGAAACAGCGGTAACAGCCTTCAAGGTTCTGGAATGTCAGGGGTTAGCCCGCGTGGATTTTTTTGTAAAACAGGACCTGTCCTTCTATTTGAATGAAGTGAATACACTGCCAGGATTCACCCAGATCAGCATGTATCCCAAACTGTGGGAAGCCTCGGGTGTGCCCTATTCTGAATTGTTGGACCGGTTGATTCAATTTGCGATTGAACGGTTCAACCGTGAAAACCCCAAAGCCTGA
- a CDS encoding tRNA (cytidine(34)-2'-O)-methyltransferase, with protein sequence MVEPQIPPNTGNIARLCAASRCHLILVGTLGFELTDRYLKRAGLDYWDYVSWEHQPDKELFLNSMNPAKIHLLTTHTTTPYTRMEVKESDYIFFGKETAGLPESWRLSHPERCFTIPMWEPNVRSLNLASAVSIVVYDALRQLNRF encoded by the coding sequence CTGGTTGAACCCCAAATCCCTCCCAATACAGGAAATATTGCACGCTTGTGTGCCGCAAGCCGATGCCATCTGATATTGGTTGGAACTCTTGGTTTTGAACTGACAGATCGCTATCTCAAACGTGCCGGACTGGATTATTGGGATTATGTGAGTTGGGAACATCAGCCTGACAAGGAATTGTTCCTGAATTCCATGAATCCTGCTAAAATTCATTTGCTCACCACCCACACCACCACCCCCTACACCCGAATGGAGGTCAAGGAAAGTGACTACATTTTTTTCGGCAAGGAAACAGCGGGCCTTCCTGAAAGCTGGCGGTTGTCTCATCCGGAACGCTGTTTCACCATTCCCATGTGGGAACCCAATGTCCGCAGTCTCAACCTCGCCTCAGCCGTATCCATTGTTGTCTATGATGCGTTACGTCAGTTGAACAGATTTTAA